From the genome of Leptotrichia sp. oral taxon 847:
CTTTATTTTTTAATTGAGAGCGTTCATTTTGGCAAGTTACGACTGTATTTGTGGGAAGGTGTGTAATTCTAACTGCTGAATCAGTTGTGTTTACATGTTGACCACCAGCGCCGCTCGCACGATAAGTATCAATTTTCAAATCTTCACTGCGAATATCAATTTCCACCTCATCGTCAATTTCAGGAATGACATTTACAGCGGCAAAAGAAGTATGTCTACGAGCATTTGAATCAAAAGGTGAGATTCTGACAAGCCTATGAACACCTTTTTCTCCCTTTAAATACCCATAAGCATAATTTCCTTTAATATTTAGCGTAATGCTTTTAATTCCTGCTTCTTCCCCAGCTAGACTGTCAAGTACTTCTACTTTAAATTTGTGATGATTTGCCCACCTGTCATACATTCTATAGAGCATTTGTGCCCAGTCACATGCCTCAGTTCCACCAGCGCCGGCATTTATCGTAAGAATTGCACTGTTCATATCATATTCTTCGTTTAAAAGTAATTTTGTCTTAAAATTTTTTATTTCTTTGTCTAAATCCAATATTTTAGGTTCTAATTCGGATTCAAAAGAATTATCCCCCATTTCGAGAAATTCTATAATTGTGTCAACTTCTTCATAGGAATTTTTTAAAATGTTGTACTCTTCTAGTAATTTTTTTTTGTTATTCATATTTTTTAATATTTCTTTACTGTCTTTTTTATTCCAAAAGTCATTTTCAAAAGTCTTTTTTTCCAAATTATCAATTTCGTTCTTTAAATTTTTTGGGTCAAAGATGCCTCCTGATTTCTTCAATGTCAATATTATTTTGTTCCTGTTGTTTTTTTATTTCAAATAAATCCATATATTTTTACCTCTCTTTTTTCCTTTTTTATTAATACAATTTTTTTTAAAATAAAAATTATATTTTATTTATTTTTTGCATTTTCAAGAAAATATAAATATTAAAAGAAGCTGCTCCTAAAAAAACAGCCTCTCTTTAAGTTTTTAAAAAGTGAAACTAGACAATAGTTATTTTCTCAAACCTTCAACAACTTTACCAGTTTCTTCGTTGTACCAAACTTCGTTTACTAATGGTTCTTCTTTAACATAAGATAAAATGTTGTTAAATGTCGCTTCAGCGATGTTATCTAGTGCTTCTTTTGTCAAGAATGCCTGATGAGAAGTCAAAACAACATTGTTAAACGATAATAATCTAGCTAGCAAATCGTCTTCTAGAACGCTTGCTGACTCATCTTCAAAGAAATAACTACTTTCGTTTTCATAAACATCAAGTCCTGCACCACCAATTTTTTTATCTTTTAATCCTTCAACTAATGCTTCTGTATCGATTAATCCACCTCTGGCAGCATTAATTATAATAACACCATCTTTCATTTTAGCAATGGTTTCTTTATTAATTGTGTGTCTTGTTTCAGGGAATAGAGGACAATGCAATGAGATTACATCAGACTTTGCGAATAATTCATCTAATGTTACATAGGTGA
Proteins encoded in this window:
- the prfB gene encoding peptide chain release factor 2 (programmed frameshift), producing MDLFEIKKQQEQNNIDIEEIRGIFDPKNLKNEIDNLEKKTFENDFWNKKDSKEILKNMNNKKKLLEEYNILKNSYEEVDTIIEFLEMGDNSFESELEPKILDLDKEIKNFKTKLLLNEEYDMNSAILTINAGAGGTEACDWAQMLYRMYDRWANHHKFKVEVLDSLAGEEAGIKSITLNIKGNYAYGYLKGEKGVHRLVRISPFDSNARRHTSFAAVNVIPEIDDEVEIDIRSEDLKIDTYRASGAGGQHVNTTDSAVRITHLPTNTVVTCQNERSQLKNKETAMKILKAKLFELEIEKREKEISDIKGAESKIEWGSQIRSYVFQPYKMVKDHRTKAEEGNVEKVMDGDIDLFINEYLNFYKSK